A single Plasmodium yoelii strain 17X genome assembly, chromosome: 10 DNA region contains:
- a CDS encoding PIR protein codes for MADRLCNHFDALRKLFHDELKESGEYNFQKGTFNKYCPNRNCEDDTDIVNAGGLWLFNAFFGISGTSHYHNAYKDMVVCIMVWLSYKLSLKTFDNITTLKNFYSNHIENNEKYTEHIINDGKFKSYKEIIDELNGYMDINISYMSKFDELLKLLCKMNTAYTKDISSDFSEHANNFVDKYKELLNDDNNIDNSSYSKVLLVLSNYYNNFENNKALRSTSMKLPPLPTEKTAKKVGVIDRKETKTNDSSSKKDKLNIETPNPSYTTTFSGSPLINKLIPVLSTLVAIAIFWGISYKYSLFGFRKRSQKQHLREKLNK; via the exons ATGGCTGATCGTttg TGCAATCATTTTGATGCTTTAAGGAAGCTTTTTCACGATGAATTGAAAGAATCTGgagaatataattttcaaaagggaacatttaataaatattgtcCCAATAGAAATTGTGAGGATGATACCGATATAGTTAACGCTGGGGGGTTATGGTTATTTAATGCATTTTTCGGTATTTCTGGTACTTCACATTACCATAATGCTTATAAGGATATGGTTGTATGTATTATggtatggttaagttataaattAAGCCTAAAGACATTTGATAACATCACcacattaaaaaatttttattctaatcatatagaaaataacGAGAAGTACACTGAACATATAATTAATGATGGGAAATTTAAAAGTTATAAGGAAATCATAGATGAACTAAATGGATATATGGATATTAATATTAGTTATATGTCTAAATTTGATGAGTTACTTAAATTACTATGTAAAATGAATACTGCTTATACGAAAGATATAAGTAGCGATTTTTCAGAACATGCTAATAATTTTgttgataaatataaagaactccttaatgatgataataatattgataataGTTCATACAGTAAAGTATTACTTGTTTTAtccaattattataataattttgaaaataacaaAGCTCTTCGTAGTACATCAATGAAACTTCCTCCATTACCAACAGAAAAAACAGCCAAAAAAGTTGGTGTAATAGATCGTAAAGAGACTAAAACAAATGATTCCTCGAgtaaaaaagataaattaaatattgaaACACCAAACCCAAGTTATACCACTACATTTTCAGGCTCACcactaataaataaattaattccaGTTTTATCGACATTAGTTGCAATAGCAATTTTTTggggaatttcttataag tattcgttatttggatttcggaaacgatctcaaaaacaacatttaagagaaaagctaaataaataa
- a CDS encoding PIR protein produces the protein MAISNVCNKFDTLRKLFPDELDGSGEYDFKVGMFKSYCPKEQCNNDIDKINAGCLWLFYDFFGKPGTSVDNNTYKDDLVCIMIWLSYILNLKPPDKIVTLKDFYSSHIENNTEYTNRNVNDRTYGTYKNIIDAIKEYMDIDINNMSKFYELLKLLCKMNTAYKNDNISDFSDNTNKFVNKYKNLFNGINNDSNSYDKVLLVLSKYYNNFENGRSNKTQMKRPSLPTEKTPPKVKLEGSIATKTTESSSEIHKSDIEATPSYDTTLSDSSLVNKLVLVLSPLVAIPIFLGISYKYSLFGFRKRSQKQHLRKKLKK, from the exons atGGCAATTAGTAATGTG TGCAATAAGTTTGATACTTTGAGGAAACTTTTTCCCGATGAATTGGATGGATCTGGAGAATATGATTTTAAAGTTGGAATGTTCAAGAGCTACTGCCCTAAAGAACAATGCAATAACGATATTGATAAGATTAATGCTGGCTGTTTATGGTTATTTTATGATTTCTTCGGTAAACCTGGGACTTCAGTTGATAATAATACTTATAAGGATGATCTTGTAtgtattatgatatggttaagttatatattaaacttaAAGCCACCTGATAAAATCGTTACATTAAAAGATTTTTATTCTAGtcatatagaaaataacACGGAGTACACTAATCGTAATGTTAATGACAGAACATATGGTACCTATAAGAACATCATAGATGCAATAAAGGAATATATGGATATTGATATTAATAAcatgtctaaattttatgaattacTTAAATTACTATGTAAGATGAATACTGCATATAAGAATGACAATATTAGCGATTTTTCAGATAACActaataaatttgttaataaatataaaaacctTTTTAATGGTATTAATAATGACAGCAATTCATACGATAAAGTATTACTTGTTTTAtctaaatattataataacttTGAAAATGGCAGATCTAATAAAACACAAATGAAACGTCCTTCATTACCAACAGAAAAAACACCCCCAAAGGTTAAACTAGAAGGTTCTATTGCAACTAAAACAACTGAATCTTCGAGTGAAATACATAAATCAGATATCGAAGCAACCCCGAGTTATGACACTACATTATCAGATTCATCactagtaaataaattagttTTAGTTTTATCGCCATTAGTTGCAATACCAATTTTTTTAGggatttcttataag tattcgttatttggatttcggaaacgatctcaaaaacaacatttaagaaaaaagctaaaaaaataa